The Candidatus Zixiibacteriota bacterium genome has a window encoding:
- a CDS encoding PIG-L deacetylase family protein has product MNRFSFQAPKSEPFRLLCLGAHSDDIEIGCGGTILRLTQEYPKLEVCWIVFSGTDERESEARVSAELFLADVKKKEVRVEGYRDGHFPYNGSEIKDYFERIKSGFQPDLIFTHTRADLHQDHREIANLTWNTFRDHTIFEYEIPKYDADLGSPNLFVGLDHDICQRKVQYLLQAFKSQSGKHWFTSETFYALLRLRGLESASPFHYAEAFYARKVVL; this is encoded by the coding sequence ATGAATAGATTCTCCTTTCAGGCTCCCAAATCTGAGCCATTCCGGCTACTTTGTCTGGGGGCGCACAGCGATGATATCGAAATCGGCTGTGGCGGGACGATACTTCGTCTTACGCAGGAATATCCGAAGCTTGAAGTCTGCTGGATCGTCTTCAGCGGCACGGATGAAAGAGAGTCCGAGGCCCGGGTTAGCGCTGAGCTTTTTCTGGCTGATGTGAAGAAAAAAGAGGTTCGCGTGGAGGGGTATAGAGACGGCCATTTCCCGTATAATGGAAGTGAGATAAAAGACTACTTTGAGAGGATTAAGAGCGGCTTTCAACCCGATCTGATCTTCACTCACACCAGAGCTGATCTGCATCAGGACCATAGGGAAATTGCCAACCTGACGTGGAACACATTTCGGGATCATACTATCTTTGAATACGAGATTCCTAAATACGATGCCGATCTTGGTTCGCCCAATCTGTTTGTGGGACTTGATCATGATATCTGTCAAAGGAAGGTACAGTATTTACTGCAAGCGTTCAAAAGCCAGAGTGGAAAACACTGGTTTACCTCAGAGACATTTTATGCCCTGCTGCGACTTAGAGGACTTGAGTCGGCGTCACCTTTTCACTACGCCGAGGCTTTCTACGCACGCAAAGTTGTGCTTTAG
- a CDS encoding O-antigen ligase family protein: MDNKALVTKEFIWYGVLAAATLLLTAVGLYVDFLLSIGTVLAVLFVIVMLKKPYWGFILYVIMVYLRPADVIHALGAIRLQAGLLALLIVLWILNSFVFTRRGYAIEKIDRAIFGFLGVMGLSIFTSIYLSESVNLFTEFSKFVIFYVLASQMIRSEKNLKTFTYVVLGCVAFVCVIQIWTYLTIGKNVSTGLGGYGIHIGPLHLESSRPIMTGSDDNVHGVGGFSSGFLANASELGLGVLVLFPFAYYLIAAVKTVWHKFILGSLCALFVVSLVICGARGAFVGVIAVFGMIFWRSKHKLLIALSGLIFFAGLIPLLPDEYIDRIVSTANYEEDESANIRLTLWTAGLHMIIDRPILGMGVGNFSTAYGGTYRTEASANIWWEPHNIFVQAGTEMGLLGLAAFIYIMVVTFRENKKSLKSLRDLGEDKSFLASYIHAVDIGLVGYIVSGCFITSTYYPHLYLMGLLARTCSIIVREKVEKKKAEALLGQPDSTLAAPEIATAGLF; encoded by the coding sequence ATGGACAATAAAGCGCTTGTAACGAAGGAATTCATCTGGTACGGTGTGCTGGCCGCGGCAACGCTTTTGCTGACCGCTGTGGGATTATATGTAGATTTTCTGCTTTCTATCGGGACCGTGCTCGCGGTATTATTTGTGATAGTCATGCTCAAAAAGCCCTACTGGGGTTTTATACTCTATGTCATCATGGTCTATCTCCGGCCAGCCGACGTTATCCACGCCTTGGGAGCGATTCGTCTCCAGGCCGGGCTCTTGGCTCTTCTTATCGTCTTATGGATACTGAACAGTTTTGTGTTCACACGGCGTGGATACGCGATTGAAAAAATAGATAGGGCTATTTTTGGATTTTTAGGGGTAATGGGTTTGTCCATTTTCACATCGATATATCTCAGCGAGTCAGTCAATCTCTTTACCGAGTTCAGTAAATTTGTAATATTCTATGTTCTTGCCTCTCAGATGATACGGTCTGAAAAGAATCTGAAAACGTTTACCTATGTGGTATTGGGCTGCGTCGCTTTCGTCTGCGTTATTCAGATCTGGACGTATTTGACTATAGGGAAAAATGTATCCACGGGACTTGGTGGATACGGGATTCATATCGGCCCGCTGCATTTGGAGTCATCACGGCCCATCATGACCGGTTCCGATGATAACGTTCACGGTGTCGGCGGGTTTTCATCCGGCTTTCTTGCTAATGCCTCAGAGCTTGGCCTCGGTGTTTTGGTGCTTTTCCCTTTCGCATACTATTTAATAGCCGCTGTAAAAACGGTTTGGCACAAATTCATATTGGGTTCACTCTGCGCCCTCTTTGTTGTCTCCTTGGTAATCTGCGGCGCGCGCGGGGCGTTCGTGGGTGTTATTGCTGTCTTCGGAATGATTTTCTGGCGCAGCAAACACAAGTTGCTTATTGCGCTCTCCGGCTTGATTTTTTTTGCGGGTCTTATACCATTGTTACCGGATGAGTATATCGACCGAATTGTATCGACAGCCAATTATGAGGAGGATGAATCAGCAAACATACGGCTTACTCTCTGGACCGCAGGGCTTCATATGATTATCGACAGGCCCATCCTTGGTATGGGCGTTGGCAATTTTTCCACTGCATACGGGGGCACCTACCGCACCGAGGCATCGGCTAATATCTGGTGGGAGCCCCATAATATTTTCGTCCAAGCTGGCACCGAGATGGGGCTATTGGGACTCGCGGCATTTATTTATATCATGGTTGTGACCTTTAGGGAAAACAAGAAAAGTCTGAAGAGCTTGCGAGACCTTGGCGAGGACAAGAGCTTTCTCGCTTCGTACATCCATGCGGTGGATATCGGGCTTGTGGGATATATTGTCTCAGGCTGTTTTATTACAAGCACATATTACCCACATCTCTATTTGATGGGCCTTCTGGCGCGGACATGCAGTATTATTGTCAGAGAAAAAGTAGAAAAGAAAAAAGCCGAAGCGCTTCTTGGTCAGCCCGATTCAACATTAGCCGCTCCGGAGATTGCCACAGCAGGCTTATTTTAG
- a CDS encoding glucose-1-phosphate cytidylyltransferase, which yields MKVVLFCGGLGTRLREFSDTIPKPMVTIGYRPIIWHIMKYYAHYGHKDFILCLGYRGDTIKEYFLNYNECLSNDFTMTHGGKELSLINSDIEDWNITFVDTGLQSNIGQRLLAVKPYLEGEEAFLANYADGLSDIRLSDLLDHFHKHDKIASFLSVQPSQSFHVVAMGENGLVSKIHQIGMSGLWINGGYFILRKDIFDYLRPGEDLVNEPFQRLIGDQQLISYTHTGFWACMDTFKDKQMFDDMYSKGYTPWEAWKSSPKNGSIKKRDE from the coding sequence ATGAAGGTTGTTCTGTTCTGTGGCGGGCTTGGTACCCGCCTCCGTGAGTTTTCCGATACAATTCCAAAACCAATGGTTACCATCGGCTATCGACCGATTATTTGGCATATCATGAAATATTACGCCCATTATGGCCATAAGGACTTCATCCTCTGTCTTGGCTATCGAGGGGATACTATTAAGGAATACTTTCTGAATTATAACGAATGTCTTTCGAATGATTTTACGATGACCCATGGCGGCAAAGAACTTAGCCTGATAAACAGCGATATTGAAGACTGGAATATCACTTTTGTCGATACCGGATTGCAGTCCAATATTGGGCAACGTCTGCTGGCGGTAAAGCCCTATCTTGAAGGGGAAGAGGCCTTTCTGGCAAACTATGCAGACGGACTTTCTGATATCCGGCTGAGTGACCTGCTTGATCATTTCCATAAGCACGATAAAATCGCCAGTTTTCTTTCGGTACAACCATCGCAGAGCTTTCATGTTGTGGCAATGGGGGAAAATGGTTTGGTATCCAAGATTCATCAGATCGGGATGTCCGGATTATGGATAAACGGCGGCTATTTTATTTTGAGAAAAGACATCTTCGATTATCTACGTCCCGGCGAAGATTTGGTCAATGAGCCGTTTCAACGTCTTATCGGCGACCAGCAGTTGATTTCATATACCCATACCGGTTTCTGGGCATGTATGGATACATTCAAAGATAAGCAGATGTTCGATGACATGTATTCGAAAGGCTACACGCCGTGGGAGGCATGGAAATCATCTCCCAAAAACGGCAGTATTAAGAAAAGAGATGAATAG
- a CDS encoding FemAB family PEP-CTERM system-associated protein → MTIEKSTPETSQRISGECNQTLEFHPHWTDAQRWDAFVIQSETATLYHLFVWRDILEKSLGHTTRNLAVTQNGEIVGILPLTHCRSRIFGDSLISMPFLNYGGVSANSQGAADVLYDNAIALAKELKVNHLEFRNCLPVRDSHPVKLEKCTFLLPLAETEEATFAAFRKATRNRIRKVDEHGLRVERGQNILNDFYRGFAIAMKEHGTPVLPKSFFEEVLKAFGEKAAMYVAFKDNNIAGCKLTISWKDTLFQIWGGYPKAYRALLANYLLSWEATQDAIRGGLALCDFGRSNKESGPADFKRHFNCQEQQLYWEYPYLASGKLPALNPNNKKYQTAIALWKKMPLPLTRLIGPSISKNLP, encoded by the coding sequence ATGACTATAGAAAAATCCACACCGGAAACATCGCAAAGAATCTCAGGCGAGTGCAACCAGACGTTAGAGTTTCACCCTCACTGGACGGACGCGCAAAGATGGGATGCTTTTGTGATACAATCCGAAACCGCGACGTTGTATCATCTCTTTGTCTGGCGGGATATTTTAGAAAAATCCCTTGGGCATACAACGCGCAACCTTGCTGTCACACAAAACGGTGAAATTGTCGGCATTTTGCCTTTGACTCATTGTCGAAGCAGAATCTTCGGCGATTCTCTCATCTCGATGCCATTTCTCAACTATGGCGGAGTGTCAGCTAATTCACAAGGCGCCGCCGATGTCTTATACGACAATGCCATCGCTCTGGCGAAAGAACTGAAAGTCAACCATCTTGAATTCCGCAATTGTCTGCCTGTTCGGGATAGTCACCCGGTGAAGCTGGAAAAATGCACCTTTCTGCTTCCGCTGGCTGAAACCGAAGAGGCCACGTTCGCAGCCTTTCGTAAAGCGACTCGAAACAGAATTCGTAAAGTAGACGAGCATGGATTGAGAGTGGAGCGCGGCCAGAATATTTTGAATGATTTTTACCGTGGCTTTGCCATAGCCATGAAAGAACATGGGACACCGGTCCTGCCCAAGAGTTTTTTTGAAGAAGTGCTCAAGGCATTTGGCGAGAAGGCCGCGATGTATGTTGCGTTCAAAGATAATAATATCGCCGGATGCAAACTGACGATAAGCTGGAAGGATACGTTATTTCAGATCTGGGGCGGGTATCCCAAAGCGTATCGCGCGCTTCTGGCCAACTATTTATTGTCGTGGGAAGCGACACAGGATGCCATCAGGGGCGGACTTGCGCTGTGCGATTTTGGGCGGTCAAACAAGGAATCGGGCCCGGCCGATTTTAAACGTCATTTCAATTGTCAAGAACAGCAGTTGTACTGGGAATATCCCTATCTTGCCTCGGGTAAACTCCCGGCTTTGAATCCAAACAATAAAAAGTACCAGACGGCGATAGCGCTATGGAAAAAAATGCCTTTGCCGCTGACCCGTCTGATTGGGCCGTCAATCTCTAAAAATCTCCCATAG
- a CDS encoding glycosyltransferase translates to MKKVLIIAYDFPPARTSGVYRPLKFAKYLPDFGWQPIILTVKNPPKGSFDESLLAELGQNTPIYRAYSLEPKRFEKMIFDRAYGNQSSNGSSVSPAPKNGGRHEPVRFSARALLKRLVLSPLSHMTHSRMYVPDERIGWVPFAVKTGLHAIRQESVDLIFSTSPPETNHLVGGWLARLTKKPWVVDFRDPWTDNFIRDSSTPRRQFRERKMEEKVLTRASLIVNVGSRFSGLSQESFPKIPVTKHEVITNGYDESDYCAHNAEEIYHDSKKEYLNIVNIGTLYDNSGFEQFLKALEALLKDKRYHQKLRVTFIGDLLPMWKHALSREPFASHVELVGFKPHKETVRAMMAADLLLLMPSGGGEGTSDKIIPGKLFEFLRSGRPILLVGWPGETADIIVESGSGTFAASDNIDGIVEALRQYLRKKESGELAVSANWEYIKQYDRKYLTGKLVKCFERLV, encoded by the coding sequence ATGAAGAAAGTCCTGATTATAGCCTACGATTTTCCGCCGGCTCGAACCAGCGGGGTCTATCGCCCGTTGAAATTTGCCAAGTACCTCCCCGATTTTGGCTGGCAGCCGATTATCCTGACTGTGAAAAATCCCCCGAAAGGTTCATTCGACGAATCGCTGCTCGCAGAGCTTGGCCAGAACACACCGATTTACAGAGCCTACTCCCTCGAACCGAAAAGATTTGAAAAGATGATTTTTGACCGGGCGTACGGTAATCAAAGCTCCAATGGTTCATCGGTCTCACCGGCTCCAAAGAATGGAGGCCGCCATGAACCGGTTAGGTTTTCGGCCAGAGCGCTACTGAAGCGGCTTGTGTTGTCACCCCTGAGCCATATGACACATAGCCGGATGTATGTTCCCGATGAGCGAATCGGCTGGGTTCCATTCGCGGTCAAGACCGGATTACATGCGATACGACAAGAGTCGGTTGATCTGATTTTTAGCACATCCCCACCCGAAACCAATCATCTTGTCGGGGGCTGGCTTGCAAGGCTGACTAAGAAACCCTGGGTTGTTGACTTCCGCGATCCCTGGACGGACAATTTTATTCGTGATAGTTCCACCCCTCGGAGACAGTTTCGGGAGAGGAAGATGGAGGAAAAAGTTCTCACCCGGGCCTCGTTGATTGTCAATGTGGGCAGCCGCTTTTCAGGATTGTCTCAAGAATCGTTTCCGAAGATTCCGGTGACCAAGCATGAAGTAATCACGAACGGTTATGATGAGTCAGACTATTGCGCGCACAATGCTGAAGAGATATACCACGATTCGAAAAAGGAATATCTGAACATTGTCAATATCGGGACGCTGTATGACAATTCCGGATTTGAACAATTTCTAAAAGCTCTGGAGGCGCTTCTTAAAGATAAACGGTACCATCAGAAGCTCCGTGTAACTTTTATAGGCGACCTGTTGCCGATGTGGAAGCATGCCTTGAGCCGTGAGCCGTTTGCGAGCCATGTCGAGCTTGTCGGCTTCAAACCGCACAAGGAGACAGTGCGGGCAATGATGGCGGCGGATTTACTTTTACTCATGCCATCGGGGGGAGGCGAGGGAACCAGCGATAAGATAATTCCAGGTAAACTATTTGAGTTCCTCCGGAGCGGAAGACCGATTCTTTTGGTTGGCTGGCCGGGGGAGACGGCCGATATTATCGTCGAAAGCGGATCAGGCACTTTTGCGGCATCGGATAATATTGACGGCATAGTCGAGGCACTGCGTCAATATCTGCGTAAAAAAGAAAGCGGAGAGCTTGCAGTGAGCGCCAACTGGGAGTATATCAAGCAATATGACCGTAAATATCTCACTGGCAAACTGGTTAAATGTTTTGAACGGCTTGTGTGA